The Impatiens glandulifera chromosome 3, dImpGla2.1, whole genome shotgun sequence genome contains a region encoding:
- the LOC124929309 gene encoding peroxisomal 2,4-dienoyl-CoA reductase [(3E)-enoyl-CoA-producing]-like, giving the protein MESPYKSDILKGKVALLTGGGSGIGFEISKQFGLHGASIAIMGRRQQVIDSAVSDLHSLGIQADGFAGDVRKQEDAKRVVESTFKRFGKIDILVNAAAGNFLVSADDLSPNGFKTVMDIDSVGTFTMCRESLEYIKKGGKGKSSSDGGGIILNISVTMHYTAYWYQIHVSAAKAAVDAITRNLALEWGTEYDIRVNGIAPGPIGDTPGMSKLLPKEIRDSQYIESNKIGEKWDIAMAAIYLVSDAGKYVNGSTLVVDGGHWFDKPRYLPKDAVKQLSRVVEKRSRQEPSGLAPPKSKL; this is encoded by the exons ATGGAGTCGCCTTACAAATCAGATATACTGAAAGGGAAGGTTGCTCTTTTGACCGGAGGTGGTTCAGGAATTGGGTTTGAGATCTCCAAGCAATTCGGATTGCATGGAGCTTCCATCGCCATTATGGGCCGCCGTCAACAAGTCATCGACTCCGCCGTCTCCGATCTCCACTCTCTTGGAATTCAG GCAGATGGGTTTGCGGGCGACGTTCGCAAACAAGAAGATGCAAAAAGAGTCGTTGAATCAACATTTAAAAGATTCGGCAAAATCGACATTCTTGTAAATGCTGCAGCAGGAAATTTCCTAGTATCAGCTGATGATCTATCTCCAAACGGGTTCAAAACAGTTATGGATATTGATTCAGTTGGCACGTTCACAATGTGTCGTGAATCATTAGAATACATTAAGAAAGGTGGAAAAGGAAAAAGCTCATCTGATGGTGGTGGAATAATATTGAACATTAGTGTTACTATGCATTACACAGCTTATTGGTATCAAATCCATGTTTCTGCAGCCAAAGCTGCTGTTGATGCCATAACCAGAAACTTGGCACTTGAATGGGGCACCGAGTATGATATAAGAGTGAATGGAATCGCGCCTGGCCCGATTGGCGATACCCCGGGAATGAGTAAGCTCTTGCCAAAGGAGATCAGGGACAGCCAATATATTGAGTCTAATAAAATTGGGGAGAAATGGGATATTGCCATGGCTGCAATTTATCTTGTTTCAGATGCAGGTAAATATGTCAATGGCTCGACGCTTGTGGTTGATGGAGGACATTGGTTTGACAAACCTCGTTATCTGCCTAAAGATGCAGTGAAGCAGTTATCACGGGTTGTGGAGAAGAGATCGAGACAAGAGCCTTCAGGACTAGCACCACCGAAAAGTAAACTTTGA
- the LOC124929308 gene encoding peroxisomal 2,4-dienoyl-CoA reductase [(3E)-enoyl-CoA-producing]-like: MESPYKPDILKGKVALLTGGGSGIGFEISKQFGLHGASIAIMGRRQHVVDSAVSVLHSLGIPAVGFTGDVRNQEDAKRIVESTVQRFGRLDILVNSAAGNFLVPSDDLSPKGFKTVMDIDSVGTFTMCHESLGYLKKGGEGKSSSDRGGIILNISATLHYTASWYQIHVSAAKAAIDAMTRNLALEWGTDYDIRVNGIAPGPISDTAGLSKLAPKEINGGKDDIEANKIGEKWDIAMAAVYLVSDAGKYVNGTTHVVDGGHWFSKPRYLPKDAVKQLSRVVEKRSRQEPSGLPPKSKL; this comes from the exons ATGGAATCGCCTTACAAACCAGACATACTGAAAGGGAAGGTTGCTCTGTTGACCGGAGGTGGTTCTGGAATTGGGTTTGAGATCTCCAAACAATTCGGATTGCATGGAGCTTCCATCGCCATTATGGGTCGCCGTCAACACGTCGTCGACTCCGCCGTCTCCGTTCTTCACTCTCTTGGAATTCCG GCAGTTGGGTTTACAGGGGACGTTCGCAATCAAGAAGATGCAAAGAGAATCGTTGAATCAACAGTTCAACGATTCGGCAGACTAGACATCCTCGTGAATTCCGCCGCAGGAAATTTCCTGGTGCCATCTGATGATCTATCTCCAAAAGGGTTCAAAACAGTTATGGATATAGATTCAGTGGGCACATTCACTATGTGTCACGAATCATTAGGTTACCTTAAGAAAGGTGGAGAAGGAAAGAGTTCATCTGATAGGGGTGGAATAATATTGAACATAAGTGCTACTTTGCACTACACAGCTTCTTGGTATCAAATCCATGTCTCTGCAGCCAAAGCTGCAATTGATGCCATGACTAGAAACTTGGCCCTTGAATGGGGAACTGATTATGATATAAGAGTGAATGGAATCGCGCCTGGCCCGATAAGTGATACAGCAGGGCTGAGTAAACTTGCACCAAAGGAGATCAATGGAGGCAAAGATGATATTGAGGCTAACAAAATTGGGGAGAAATGGGACATTGCCATGGCTGCAGTTTATCTTGTTTCAGATGCAGGGAAATATGTGAATGGAACAACTCATGTGGTTGATGGTGGACATTGGTTTAGCAAACCTCGTTATCTTCCAAAAGATGCAGTGAAGCAGTTATCGCGTGTCGTGGAGAAGAGATCGAGACAAGAGCCTTCCGGACTACCACCGAAGAGCAAACTCTGA
- the LOC124929307 gene encoding nuclear transcription factor Y subunit C-4-like, with protein sequence MTQPGQNPPQQHPVVDSTGQMIYSSPPNTGPPQQHPVVGNTGQIAYNSPPYTGPPQQHPVVGNTGHMAYSSPSYTGPPQQHPVVGNTGQMTYSSPPQQHPVMGNTGQMTYSSLPYTGPPQQHPVVANTGQMAYPSYTNPSHSSTLTSSVIPSQPQVQALPPPFTSASTQHHLAYQQEQEIFQSQQQLQHQEELQVFWEKQMQDIKQTTDFKNHSLPLARIKKIMKADEDVRMISAEAPVVFAKACELFIFELTMRSWLHTEENKRRTLQKSDIGASILKTEIFDFLLDVIPTEELKEEEGLGGGASSSSGVIPMENHHFPHPINPYYYHQMGSSSGMTMGQPVDQSAMYMMGGHQQPIINNNNPVLPPPEPFMPWPHDQQQELHEQSDS encoded by the coding sequence ATGACTCAACCGGGCCAGAATCCGCCGCAACAGCACCCAGTGGTGGATAGCACTGGTCAAATGATTTATAGTTCCCCTCCTAACACTGGTCCTCCTCAACAGCACCCAGTGGTGGGTAACACAGGTCAAATTGCTTATAATTCCCCTCCTTACACCGGTCCTCCGCAACAGCACCCAGTGGTGGGTAACACAGGTCATATGGCTTATAGTTCTCCTTCTTACACCGGTCCTCCACAACAGCACCCAGTGGTGGGTAACACAGGTCAAATGACTTATAGTTCCCCTCCGCAACAACACCCAGTGATGGGTAACACAGGTCAAATGACTTATAGTTCCCTTCCTTACACCGGTCCTCCGCAACAGCACCCAGTGGTGGCAAACACAGGTCAAATGGCTTATCCTTCTTACACCAATCCTTCTCATTCTAGTACTCTAACCAGTTCAGTAATCCCATCTCAGCCTCAAGTTCAAGCTCTGCCGCCACCATTCACTTCAGCTTCAACCCAACACCATCTCGCCTACCAACAAGAACAAGAAATTTTCCAATCACAGCAACAACTACAACATCAGGAAGAGCTTCAAGTCTTCTGGGAAAAACAAATGCAGGATATTAAGCAGACAACCGATTTCAAGAACCACAGCCTCCCTCTGGCTCGTATTAAGAAAATCATGAAAGCTGATGAGGATGTCAGAATGATATCAGCCGAGGCACCTGTAGTATTCGCAAAGGCGTGCGAGTTGTTCATCTTCGAGCTTACTATGCGGTCCTGGTTACACACGGAAGAGAACAAGAGGAGGACCCTTCAAAAGAGCGACATTGGCGCTTCGATTTTGAAGACGGAAATATTTGATTTCTTGTTGGATGTTATTCCCACGGAAGAGTTGAAAGAGGAAGAAGGGCTTGGTGGTGGTGCTAGTAGTAGTAGTGGTGTTATTCCAATGGAGAATCATCATTTTCCTCATCCTATCAATCCTTACTATTATCATCAGATGGGGTCCTCCTCGGGTATGACGATGGGTCAACCCGTTGACCAATCAGCAATGTATATGATGGGTGGTCATCAACAgccaattattaataataataatcctgtTCTTCCTCCTCCCGAGCCTTTTATGCCTTGGCCGCATGATCAGCAACAAGAGCTGCATGAACAAAGTGATAGTTGA
- the LOC124930959 gene encoding uncharacterized protein LOC124930959 produces the protein MEQPNAHGLLQYELAKPGQENNDASSRGFMISHSNSTDSNKKPPELNFTDVKPVLNYSIQTGEEFALEFMMDRVNPRKPFVPNTPADPSVPIHTTSYMELKGILGISHTGSESGSDVSMLSIVERGQKEFERKNSSLAEDRSAHGSAQPSLRTSSDYNSNSLTFHVYPSSGTSDSSSTRIKVLCSFGGRILPRPSDCKLRYVGGETRILSINKDISWQELWQKIIVIYNQTHAIKYQLPGEDLDALVSVSCDEDLQNMIEECHILGYGEGSKKLRMFLLSVTDLEDAHFSLGSSDADSEIQYVVAVNCLDTGSRKSSNLHGMASTSGNNLSMLDINPSVERETNRARNDLVFGNQALSTGIVSLSTIQPPQPIVATASVPYEPSQFHNSHILHHVEAKPYPGHYAHELHDNYIPFSMGPVPLPPHGISVHPGELIMSRVKSDGSIQQEFGNDFTQPSINNYVGQAEAFVGKFTDPFPGKEPLPHFSELEGKFLLSSKNDEIHHVPVSSTSVNVNEPQVLKSHDNSCQATSECANSESDPLDLSYLAPPTVPSQRTFFSERAPREQAELLSRLSKSDDSLGSQLLSGHPHSGATTKDFISDTLQKLQNENMVLHTEQLILPQNPTLVDPHAFTDGMSQLHPLKQVFSDADIKGPIDEDIIHKPQNETTVDKEMEKDLLVNGKTEIGDGGFSSVNQVIDIKHHEDALHGLPDKTENNAIADNTEGAAQTSSWMENTTKDAYQEDPIVEVSKPEGGDILIDINDRFPRDFLSDIFSKALLSDNSPGINQLQNDGAGLSLNIENQDPKRWSFFKKIAGEEFTRRDVSLIDQDQYAYPPGLSKVEEEAPLSYDFSQFTADVSTISHVDAKINYGGGDHKEVDATLISENAGLISDYNPSLDGITSFGLSPLDPSLGDIDISTLQIIKNEDLEELRELGSGTFGTVYHGKWRGTDVAIKRIKKSCFTARSSEQERLTVEFWREADILSKLHHPNVMAFYGVVQDGPGGTLATVTEYMVDGSLRHVLLRKDRHLDRRRKLIIAMDAAFGMEYLHSKNIVHFDLKCENLLVNLKDPSRPICKVGDFGLSKIKRNTLVSGGVRGTLPWMAPELLNGSSNKVSEKVDVFSFGIVLWEILTGEEPYANMHYGAIIGGIVNNTLRPTIPGYCDSEWGRLMEQCWAPSPEARPSFTEVTGRLRVLSAACHSKGQVHKASS, from the exons ATGGAGCAGCCTAATGCTCATGGCCTGCTTCAGTATGAATTAGCCAAGCCTGGGCAAGAGAACAACGATGCTTCATCAAGGGGTTTCATGATAAGCCATTCAAATTCTACAGATTCTAATAAGAAACCTCCGGAGCTGAATTTCACTGATGTTAAACCAGTACTAAATTATTCAATCCAGACAGGTGAGGAATTTGCACTTGAGTTTATGATGGACCGGGTGAATCCTAGGAAACCGTTTGTTCCAAATACACCTGCTGATCCCAGTGTTCCCATCCATACCACGAGCTACATGGAACTTAAAGGCATCCTTGGTATCAGTCATACTGGGTCTGAAAGTGGATCAGATGTTTCAATGCTCAGTATTGTAGAAAGAGGACAAAAGGAGTTTGAGCGAAAGAATTCATCTTTAGCTGAAGACAGAAGTGCACATGGATCTGCCCAACCTTCACTGCGCACATCATCAGACTACAATAGCAATAGTTTGACCTTTCACGTGTATCCTTCATCGGGAACATCTGATAGTTCATCAACAAGGATTAAGGTTCTGTGCAGTTTTGGTGGTCGAATCCTTCCTCGTCCAAGTGACTGTAAACTTAGGTATGTAGGAGGTGAAACCCGTATTCTCTCTATTAACAAGGACATAAGCTGGCAGGAGCTTTGGCAGAAAATTATAGTTATTTATAACCAAACCCATGCAATTAAATATCAGCTTCCTGGGGAGGATCTTGATGCATTGGTATCTGTCTCCTGTGATGAGGATCTTCAGAATATGATTGAGGAATGTCACATCTTAGGCTATGGAGAAGGGTCAAAGAAACTAAGAATGTTTTTACTGTCTGTAACTGATCTAGAAGATGCTCATTTTAGTTTGGGAAGTAGTGATGCTGATTCTGAGATTCAATATGTTGTTGCCGTCAATTGCTTGGATACAGGATCAAGGAAGAGCTCGAATTTGCACGGAATGGCCAGCACTTCAGGCAATAACTTAAGCATGTTAGACATCAACCCAAGTGTTGAGAGGGAAACAAATAGAGCTAGAAATGACTTGGTATTTGGAAATCAAGCTTTAAGCACAGGCATAGTCTCATTGTCAACAATTCAACCACCTCAACCAATTGTAGCAACTGCCTCTGTACCTTACGAGCCTTCACAGTTTCATAATAGTCACATTTTGCATCATGTAGAAGCAAAGCCGTATCCTGGTCACTATGCTCATGAACTTCATGATAATTACATTCCTTTCAGTATGGGCCCTGTTCCTCTCCCCCCTCATGGAATCTCAGTTCATCCAGGAGAATTAATTATGTCCAGAGTGAAGAGTGATGGTTCAATCCAGCAGGAGTTTGGGAATGATTTTACACAACCTTCCATAAATAACTATGTTGGGCAGGCAGAGGCTTTTGTTGGAAAATTCACAGATCCTTTTCCTGGTAAAGAACCATTGCCTCATTTCTCAGAACTAGAAGGTAAATTTTTATTGTCATCAAAGAACGATGAAATACACCATGTTCCTGTATCTTCAACATCTGTCAATGTTAATGAACCCCAGGTCCTTAAATCTCATGACAATTCATGTCAGGCTACTTCTGAATGTGCCAACTCTGAGTCTGACCCACTAGATTTGAGTTACCTTGCCCCCCCCACTGTACCTTCTCAAAGGACATTTTTCTCTGAAAGAGCCCCCCGTGAGCAAGCAGAGTTACTAAGCAGGCTATCAAAGTCGGATGATTCACTTGGTTCTCAATTGCTCTCTGGCCATCCACATTCTGGTGCAACAACAAAAGATTTTATTTCTGATACACTTCAAAAGTTACAGAATGAAAATATGGTCCTTCACACCGAGCAGCTTATCTTGCCTCAAAATCCAACTTTGGTAGATCCGCATGCTTTTACTGATGGAATGTCGCAGCTTCATCCATTAAAACAAGTGTTTTCAGATGCAGATATTAAAGGTCCTATAGACGAGGATATAATACATAAACCACAAAATGAAACCACAGTAGATAAAGAGATGGAAAAGGACCTCTTGGTTAATGGAAAAACTGAAATTGGCGATGGGGGATTCTCTTCTGTAAACCAAGTGATCGATATAAAGCACCATGAAGATGCCTTGCATGGTCTTCCTGACAAGACTGAGAACAATGCAATTGCTGATAATACTGAAGGAGCTGCTCAGACATCTTCTTGGATGGAAAACACAACTAAGGATGCCTATCAAGAGGATCCCATTGTTGAGGTTTCCAAACCAGAAGGTGGAGATATCCTTATTGATATCAATGATAGATTCCCACGGGATTTCCTTTCAGATATATTCTCTAAGGCACTTCTTTCAGACAACTCCCCTGGTATCAATCAATTGCAGAATGATGGAGCCGGTTTGAGCTTGAATATAGAAAATCAGGATCCTAAACGTTGgtcattttttaagaaaatagcTGGAGAGGAATTTACCCGGAGGGACGTTTCTCTTATTGACCAAGATCAATATGCTTATCCACCGGGACTGTcaaaagttgaagaagaagctcCCCTTAGTTATGATTTTTCACAATTTACGGCAGATGTTTCTACAATAAGCCATGTGGATGCCAAAATCAATTATGGTGGAGGAGATCACAAAGAAGTAGATGCTACATTGATCTCAGAGAATGCTGGTTTGATTTCAGATTATAATCCTTCCCTG GATGGGATCACGAGTTTTGGCCTATCTCCCTTGGATCCTTCTTTGGGAGATATTGATATCAGTACCTTGCAG ataataaagAATGAAGATCTTGAAGAACTAAGAGAACTTGGCTCTGGTACATTTGGTACTGTATATCATGGGAAATGGAGAGGAACAGATGTTGCCATTAAGAGAATAAAGAAGAGTTGCTTTACTGCTCGATCGTCAGAGCAAGAGCGACTG ACTGTAGAGTTCTGGAGGGAGGCTGATATTCTGTCAAAGCTTCACCATCCCAATGTCATGGCATTTTATGGTGTAGTGCAAGATGGACCAGGGGGAACACTTGCTACCGTGACAGAATATATGGTTGATGGTTCTTTGAGGCATGTCTTGCTTCGTAAGGACAG GCATCTTGATCGGCGTAGAAAGCTCATAATTGCCATGGATGCAGCATTTGGTATGGAGTATTTGCATTCAAAAAACATTGTGCACTTTGATCTGAAGTGTGAAAACTTGCTTGTCAATTTGAAAGATCCTTCACGTCCCATTTGCAAG GTAGGTGATTTTGGCCTGTCAAAGATTAAAAGAAATACTTTGGTTTCTGGTGGAGTTAGAGGAACCCTTCCATGGATGGCTCCAGAGCTATTGAATGGTAGCAGTAATAAGGTTTCTGAAAAG GTTGACGTCTTCTCATTTGGTATTGTCTTATGGGAAATTCTAACTGGGGAGGAGCCTTATGCCAATATGCATTATGGTGCAATAATTG GAGGCATAGTAAACAACACATTGAGGCCAACTATTCCAGGCTACTGCGACTCTGAATGGGGACGGCTGATGGAGCAGTGCTGGGCCCCAAGCCCAGAAGCTAGACCCTCATTCACGGAAGTTACTGGACGTTTGCGTGTGTTGTCTGCTGCCTGCCATTCCAAAGGACAGGTTCACAAGGCATCGAGTTAA
- the LOC124931890 gene encoding glyceraldehyde-3-phosphate dehydrogenase GAPCP2, chloroplastic-like — protein MASSLIRSAAPIREALRADLSSSATSFISAHQSKASHVGFSRSLSSLESNICAKVVQSSSVSTKKISTRNIRPIKATATEIPPAFQVSRSAGKTRIGINGFGRIGRLVLRIATSRDDIEVVAVNDPFIDAKYMAYMFKYDSTHGVFKGTINVLDPTTLEINGKQIKVASKRDPAEIPWGDYGADYVVESSGVFTTIEKASVHKKGGAKKVVISAPSADAPMFVVGVNETTYKPSMDIVSNASCTTNCLAPLAKVVHEEFGIAEGLMTTVHATTATQKAVDGPSMKDWRGGRGAGQNIIPSSTGAAKAVGKVLPELNGKLTGMAFRVPTPNVSVVDLTCKLVKKTSYEEVKAAIKYASEGPLNGILGYTDEDVVSNDFVGDSRSSIFDAKAGMGLSADFMKLVAWYDNEWGYSNRVLDLIEHMALVAASSN, from the exons ATGGCGTCTTCTCTAATCAGATCTGCTGCTCCTATTCGCGAGGCTTTGCGTGCAGATCTTTCGTCCTCGGCCACCTCTTTCATTTCAGCTCATCAGTCCAAG GCATCGCACGTTGGTTTCAGTCGCAGTTTAAGTTCTTTAGAGTCCAACATTTGTGCTAAAGTTGTTCAAAGCAGCTCTGTTTCAACCAA AAAAATTAGCACCAGAAATATTAGACCAATTAAAGCAACTGCAACTGAGATTCCTCCTGCGTTTCAAG TGTCAAGGAGCGCCGGGAAGACCAGAATTGGGATCAATG GTTTTGGTAGAATTGGAAGATTGGTTTTGAGGATAGCTACTTCAAGGGATGATATTGAGGTTGTAGCTGTAAATGATCCATTCATTGATGCCAAGTACATG gCATATATGTTTAAGTATGATTCTACTCATGGAGTCTTCAAGGGAACCATCAATGTGTTGGACCCAACCACATTGGAGATCAATGGGAAACAAATCAAGGTTGCCAGCAAAAG GGACCCTGCAGAGATTCCATGGGGAGATTATGGCGCAGACTATGTGGTTGAATCTTCAGGTGTTTTCACGACTATTGAGAAGGCCTCTGTTCACAAAAAG GGTGGTGCCAAGAAGGTGGTAATTTCTGCTCCATCAGCAGATGCACCCATGTTTGTGGTTGGCGTAAATGAGACTACTTATAAACCCAGCATGGATATTGTTTCTAATGCTAGCTGCACTACAAACTGTCTTGCTCCTCTAGCCAAG GTGGTGCACGAGGAGTTTGGCATAGCAGAAGGTTTAATGACTACAGTCCATGCAACTACAG CAACCCAGAAGGCTGTGGATGGTCCATCAATGAAGGACTGGCGTGGCGGACGGGGTGCTGGGCAAAACATCATCCCTAGTTCAACTGGTGCTGCCAAG GCTGTTGGTAAAGTTCTTCCAGAACTAAATGGCAAACTCACTGGAATGGCTTTCCGTGTCCCAACACCAAATGTCTCTGTTGTAGACTTAACTTGCAAACTCGTGAAGAAGACCTCGTATGAAGAGGTCAAAGCTGCCATCAA GTATGCATCGGAGGGCCCACTCAATGGAATCCTTGGGTACACTGACGAGGACGTAGTATCAAATGATTTTGTTGGTGATTCTAG ATCAAGCATATTTGATGCCAAGGCGGGAATGGGTCTGAGTGCTGATTTTATGAAGCTTGTTGCTTGGTATGACAATGAGTGGGGATACAG CAATCGGGTTTTGGACCTTATAGAGCATATGGCATTAGTTGCAGCTTCTAGCAATTAG